From Dasypus novemcinctus isolate mDasNov1 chromosome 11, mDasNov1.1.hap2, whole genome shotgun sequence, one genomic window encodes:
- the LOC101417015 gene encoding HLA class II histocompatibility antigen, DP alpha 1 chain isoform X1 has translation MLQNRALIQTALALAFLLSLPGAGAIKADHVSTYAEFVQTHRPSGEFMFEFDEDEMFYVDLDKKETVWHLPEFGRAFSFEAQGGLADIAILKHNLNNLIKRSNHTQAPSEPPEVIVFPKEPVELGQPNTLICHLDKFFPPVLNVTWLRNGQPVTEGVAESLYLPRTDYSFHKFHYLTFVPSAEDFYDCKAEHWGLDKPHLEHWEVQEPLQMPETRETVVCALGLAVGLAGLVAGTVLITRALRSSSDARARGHL, from the exons ATGCTCCAGAACAGAGCTCTGATCCAGACAGCCCTCGCCCTGGCCTTCCTGCTGAGTCTCCCAGGAGCTGGGGCCATCAAGG CAGACCATGTGTCAACTTATGCGGAGTTTGTGCAGACACACAGGCCTTCTGGAGAGTTCATGTTTGAGTTTGACGAGGATGAGATGTTCTACGTGGACCTGGACAAGAAGGAGACTGTCTGGCACCTGCCGGAGTTTGGCCGAGCCTTTTCCTTTGAGGCTCAGGGCGGGCTGGCCGACATTGCCATATTGAAGCACAACTTGAATAACCTGATCAAACGTTCCAACCACACCCAGGCCCCCAGTG AGCCCCCCGAGGTGATCGTGTTCCCCAAGGAGCCCGTGGAGCTGGGCCAGCCCAACACCCTCATCTGCCACCTCGACAAGTTCTTCCCGCCGGTGCTCAACGTCACGTGGCTGCGAAACGGGCAGCCGGTCACTGAGGGCGTCGCCGAGAGCCTCTACCTGCCCAGAACAGATTACAGTTTCCACAAGTTCCACTACCTGACCTTCGTGCCCTCAGCCGAGGACTTCTACGACTGCAAGGCAGAGCACTGGGGGCTGGACAAGCCGCATCTCGAGCACTGGG AGGTCCAGGAGCCCCTCCAGATGCCCGAGACGAGGGAGACCGTGGTCTGTGCCCTGGGCCTGGCGGTGGGCCTGGCGGGCCTCGTGGCCGGCACCGTCCTCATCACCAGGGCTCTGCGTTCCAGCAGCGACGCCCGGGCCCGGGGGCACCT GTAA
- the LOC101417015 gene encoding HLA class II histocompatibility antigen, DP alpha 1 chain isoform X3: MLQNRALIQTALALAFLLSLPGAGAIKDHVSTYAEFVQTHRPSGEFMFEFDEDEMFYVDLDKKETVWHLPEFGRAFSFEAQGGLADIAILKHNLNNLIKRSNHTQAPSEPPEVIVFPKEPVELGQPNTLICHLDKFFPPVLNVTWLRNGQPVTEGVAESLYLPRTDYSFHKFHYLTFVPSAEDFYDCKAEHWGLDKPHLEHWEVQEPLQMPETRETVVCALGLAVGLAGLVAGTVLITRALRSSSDARARGHL, translated from the exons ATGCTCCAGAACAGAGCTCTGATCCAGACAGCCCTCGCCCTGGCCTTCCTGCTGAGTCTCCCAGGAGCTGGGGCCATCAAGG ACCATGTGTCAACTTATGCGGAGTTTGTGCAGACACACAGGCCTTCTGGAGAGTTCATGTTTGAGTTTGACGAGGATGAGATGTTCTACGTGGACCTGGACAAGAAGGAGACTGTCTGGCACCTGCCGGAGTTTGGCCGAGCCTTTTCCTTTGAGGCTCAGGGCGGGCTGGCCGACATTGCCATATTGAAGCACAACTTGAATAACCTGATCAAACGTTCCAACCACACCCAGGCCCCCAGTG AGCCCCCCGAGGTGATCGTGTTCCCCAAGGAGCCCGTGGAGCTGGGCCAGCCCAACACCCTCATCTGCCACCTCGACAAGTTCTTCCCGCCGGTGCTCAACGTCACGTGGCTGCGAAACGGGCAGCCGGTCACTGAGGGCGTCGCCGAGAGCCTCTACCTGCCCAGAACAGATTACAGTTTCCACAAGTTCCACTACCTGACCTTCGTGCCCTCAGCCGAGGACTTCTACGACTGCAAGGCAGAGCACTGGGGGCTGGACAAGCCGCATCTCGAGCACTGGG AGGTCCAGGAGCCCCTCCAGATGCCCGAGACGAGGGAGACCGTGGTCTGTGCCCTGGGCCTGGCGGTGGGCCTGGCGGGCCTCGTGGCCGGCACCGTCCTCATCACCAGGGCTCTGCGTTCCAGCAGCGACGCCCGGGCCCGGGGGCACCT GTAA
- the LOC101417015 gene encoding HLA class II histocompatibility antigen, DP alpha 1 chain isoform X2 produces the protein MLQNRALIQTALALAFLLSLPGAGAIKADHVSTYAEFVQTHRPSGEFMFEFDEDEMFYVDLDKKETVWHLPEFGRAFSFEAQGGLADIAILKHNLNNLIKRSNHTQAPSEPPEVIVFPKEPVELGQPNTLICHLDKFFPPVLNVTWLRNGQPVTEGVAESLYLPRTDYSFHKFHYLTFVPSAEDFYDCKAEHWGLDKPHLEHWEVQEPLQMPETRETVVCALGLAVGLAGLVAGTVLITRALRSSSDARARGHL, from the exons ATGCTCCAGAACAGAGCTCTGATCCAGACAGCCCTCGCCCTGGCCTTCCTGCTGAGTCTCCCAGGAGCTGGGGCCATCAAGG CAGACCATGTGTCAACTTATGCGGAGTTTGTGCAGACACACAGGCCTTCTGGAGAGTTCATGTTTGAGTTTGACGAGGATGAGATGTTCTACGTGGACCTGGACAAGAAGGAGACTGTCTGGCACCTGCCGGAGTTTGGCCGAGCCTTTTCCTTTGAGGCTCAGGGCGGGCTGGCCGACATTGCCATATTGAAGCACAACTTGAATAACCTGATCAAACGTTCCAACCACACCCAGGCCCCCAGTG AGCCCCCCGAGGTGATCGTGTTCCCCAAGGAGCCCGTGGAGCTGGGCCAGCCCAACACCCTCATCTGCCACCTCGACAAGTTCTTCCCGCCGGTGCTCAACGTCACGTGGCTGCGAAACGGGCAGCCGGTCACTGAGGGCGTCGCCGAGAGCCTCTACCTGCCCAGAACAGATTACAGTTTCCACAAGTTCCACTACCTGACCTTCGTGCCCTCAGCCGAGGACTTCTACGACTGCAAGGCAGAGCACTGGGGGCTGGACAAGCCGCATCTCGAGCACTGGG AGGTCCAGGAGCCCCTCCAGATGCCCGAGACGAGGGAGACCGTGGTCTGTGCCCTGGGCCTGGCGGTGGGCCTGGCGGGCCTCGTGGCCGGCACCGTCCTCATCACCAGGGCTCTGCGTTCCAGCAGCGACGCCCGGGCCCGGGGGCACCTGTGA
- the LOC101415573 gene encoding HLA class II histocompatibility antigen, DP beta 1 chain isoform X2: protein MVLQVPEGPWTAALTVTLMVLSSPLVQGRTTPENYLHQIRQDCFALNGTQRLLYRHIYNREEIVRFDSDVGEHVAVTELGRPDAELWNSQEDFMEQMRAAVDTVCRHNYELDEGFTLKRRDFYPGSLDVQWFRNGQEETAGVVSTGLIRNGDWTFQMLVMLEMTPQQGDVYTCHVQHPSLDTPVSVEWKAQSDSAQSKMLTGVGGFVLGLVTLGVGVFMHKRSKKVQRGPL, encoded by the exons ATGGTCCTGCAGGTCCCTGAAGGCCCCTGGACGGCAGCTCTGACAGTGACGCTGATGGTGCTGAGCAGTCCCCTGGTCCAGGGCAGGACCACCCCAG AGAATTACTTGCACCAGATCCGACAGGACTGCTTCGCGCTTAACGGGACGCAGCGCCTCCTGTACAGACACATCTACAACCGGGAGGAGATCGTGCGCTTCGACAGCGACGTGGGGGAGCACGTGGCCGTGACGGAGCTGGGGCGGCCGGACGCCGAGCTGTGGAACAGCCAGGAGGACTTCATGGAGCAGATGCGGGCGGCCGTGGACACGGTGTGCAGACACAACTACGAGCTGGACGAGGGCTTCACCCTGAAGCGCCGAG ATTTCTACCCAGGCAGCCTTGACGTCCAGTGGTTCCGGAATGGACAGGAGGAAACAGCTGGGGTCGTGTCCACCGGCCTGATCCGAAATGGAGACTGGACCTTCCAGATGCTGGTGATGCTGGAAATGACCCCCCAGCAGGGAGACGTCTACACCTGCCATGTGCAGCACCCCAGCCTGGACACGCCTGTCAGCGTGGAGTGGA AGGCACAGTCTGACTCTGCCCAAAGTAAGATGCTGACTGGGGTCGGGGGCTTTGTGCTGGGGCTCGTCACCCTTGGAGTGGGCGTCTTCATGCATAAGAGGAGCAAGAAAG TTCAACGAGGACCCTTATAA
- the LOC101415573 gene encoding HLA class II histocompatibility antigen, DP beta 1 chain isoform X1, whose amino-acid sequence MVLQVPEGPWTAALTVTLMVLSSPLVQGRTTPENYLHQIRQDCFALNGTQRLLYRHIYNREEIVRFDSDVGEHVAVTELGRPDAELWNSQEDFMEQMRAAVDTVCRHNYELDEGFTLKRRVQPKVHVAPSRKGSLQHHNLLTCHVTDFYPGSLDVQWFRNGQEETAGVVSTGLIRNGDWTFQMLVMLEMTPQQGDVYTCHVQHPSLDTPVSVEWKAQSDSAQSKMLTGVGGFVLGLVTLGVGVFMHKRSKKVQRGPL is encoded by the exons ATGGTCCTGCAGGTCCCTGAAGGCCCCTGGACGGCAGCTCTGACAGTGACGCTGATGGTGCTGAGCAGTCCCCTGGTCCAGGGCAGGACCACCCCAG AGAATTACTTGCACCAGATCCGACAGGACTGCTTCGCGCTTAACGGGACGCAGCGCCTCCTGTACAGACACATCTACAACCGGGAGGAGATCGTGCGCTTCGACAGCGACGTGGGGGAGCACGTGGCCGTGACGGAGCTGGGGCGGCCGGACGCCGAGCTGTGGAACAGCCAGGAGGACTTCATGGAGCAGATGCGGGCGGCCGTGGACACGGTGTGCAGACACAACTACGAGCTGGACGAGGGCTTCACCCTGAAGCGCCGAG TCCAGCCGAAAGTGCACGTCGCCCCCTCCAGGAAGgggtccctgcagcaccacaacCTGCTCACCTGCCACGTGACAGATTTCTACCCAGGCAGCCTTGACGTCCAGTGGTTCCGGAATGGACAGGAGGAAACAGCTGGGGTCGTGTCCACCGGCCTGATCCGAAATGGAGACTGGACCTTCCAGATGCTGGTGATGCTGGAAATGACCCCCCAGCAGGGAGACGTCTACACCTGCCATGTGCAGCACCCCAGCCTGGACACGCCTGTCAGCGTGGAGTGGA AGGCACAGTCTGACTCTGCCCAAAGTAAGATGCTGACTGGGGTCGGGGGCTTTGTGCTGGGGCTCGTCACCCTTGGAGTGGGCGTCTTCATGCATAAGAGGAGCAAGAAAG TTCAACGAGGACCCTTATAA